One Lachancea thermotolerans CBS 6340 chromosome B complete sequence genomic window, TGCGCAACCTACTCCTGGAGTTCAAGACCTTATCGGATTTGTTACAAGTGGTACGTTCCACCTTGGCGACGGTAGAGGCGCCTGTACAGCCTTTATCGCGgcccaagaagcttgcAAGAGTCCTAACGAATACGTATTGATCAGAAACGTTGGCACGAACGTCTACCGCGTTGCCAAATGGGAACAGATCGCATTATAAATATAAGCGCAGTCGTCATGGCCCCAGCTGCACCCTCGCGCCAGGCTTCGAAGACTCTAAACATGGACAAGTCGCGAACTGATGTCTTATGTTACCCGGCTCGAGGCAACTGTTCTTGAATTCGGACagagaaaaatttttgtaTAAATAGTGGTGAGGAAAAGCACTAGTTAACTTTCAGCGCCctctcttttgattttgtttttctctcCTCATACTTACCTTAAGACGTCGGAGGAGATCAAGAAGTCCTTCCGACCGGATATATCTTTCTTGAGCGATGCCCGTCTTTTACAGGAGGCAGGTTCGCTTGCTCAGTTGCTTTGCAACTGCACACACTTGCGAAAGGTGTATTTGCTGACGCTTCGTTCTCTCGTTCCGCTTGTGGGCTACTGTCTTCCACCTGGGAGGCAGGGGTCTACTTGTCGGGGCcctttgtttcttctgcCTGGAGAAGGATGGTGCTGATTACAAGTCAGCGCTGGGAGAGCTGGGTGCAGAGCTGATTGATCCAGTTACTGGACCCTCAGTCTTGTGTGGTAGTCGATTCCTGTGTACAGCGGGCACTGGTGTTTTTGGTGTTGTTTTCGGACGGCGCCGAAGGCTACTGGAGCACGCAGGTGCACGGAGAAGGTGTGCTACCCAGGGCAGCTCTGCATTTGGTAGGGGCGGGTAGGTCTTAtaatttttgatgttcaatCTTATTTTCTCCCGGCAGGGAAGGAAGTATGAGGAGGGAAACGTGTTTCGTCGGCGGCTTCATTTTCCGCTGGCAATATTTCCTTCGTCATCAGTTGCAGCTCACATCAGCAGATGTGCTCTAATTGATGGGGAGGTCCCCAGGACTATATATTCAGTTTACAAGTGTGTCACCTCTTCCAGGTCATCAGTATTCAGGAAGTCGATTCCGATGTCGAAGATCTGCTGCGaccaaagcttttgtttgGAGGACTCGGGCCAGGTTGGTGCGCCCCAGATGCGTGTCTTGAGTCCTAAGGACTGAGCCTTCTGCACTTGTTTCGCAACGCATGTAACGGACTCAGTAGGCAGAGAGCCTTGACGCAACAGAGAGCGGTCGGCTTCCTGAGATAAGTCTTTGCAGTTTCCCAGCAATTGTTGCAGCGATGCCGACGCCACAACAGATATACCGCTATAATGTTCGTCAAGTTTGTGCATTGGCGCGTCCAAGAAAACGAACCTCTGAGTTGTGTTGTAATACCCTTTCTGTTCCTGGCCGTCTAGCACGGTGGGGTCGGTCGGGTAGTCGCCGGTCAGAATCACTGTGACGGGGTTCCAGACaactttttcttcgtcCATGTCGAAGTACGTTAGGTAACCCATGTCAATCAAGGGCTTGAGGTACAGGTCCATGAGCAGGGCGTAAGTCTGGGTGCTGTCGGGCGACTTGAAGTCGATGTACAAGTTGAGCGTGGTTTCTGGGGAGCTGTAAAAAACTCCGTACTTGTGGTCCTTGTCGCCGAGGTTGCAGTTCACCTCGTTCAGCATAGTCAGCAGGGGTCCAGTGTAAAGCGAGTGCAGCGTGCGGTGCGCATGGTCAAGGAACGCTTCGTTGTGGCCGACGGCTAGTTGAGTGTCGTTGTCGACCAGCCACACATCGGCCTCCACACTCGGTATTCCGTGGCAGAGCGCCTCGAACAGCGGCAGGTCTCGCCAGTAGTCGTTGTGCGAGTGCACTTTTGGAACCACGTTCACGTTTCTAGTCAGCTTGCTCACAATTGAGCCCTCGGGAAAGCACGTTCCCTCGGCCGTGCTCGCGCCAGCATTTTCCGCGGTCAAATACCGCACCACCTCATCGTAGAACCTAGAGACCTGAACGCCTCTTGCGTCCGTCAAGTCCTTGGTGTCGGACAtcctgtttttgaagaaatgtAACAAATTAGCGCCGGTCAGGCCCAGGTTGTTATGTGCGTTAGAATCGCCGCGGGTAGAGCTGGCGCCGTCGCTGAAATCCAGCATTACTGGGTTTCCTCGCACGTTGACATACGTGCCAGCCCAGAACGACACTATCATCAAGACAAATCCTATCGCAAGCGAACCAATCATCCCGAAGCTAGCGCTTTTGTTAATGCGTTGGCAGCTGCGATGAGTATTTTTCACAAATGTAATAGTATATGAGAGGTATTTCATTATATTAAGCCAGACATGTGTCCGAACAACCGTGAGCAGTGACGCTACCTGTCTCTGCGTAGTGATGGCTACTGAGGACGGCCACCGAGAGCTGCGCCGTCTATGAAGCTTCCTGCTGTTGTGTCGCGCATTTTGTGCTGCGTTGAGCCGTTTATGTCGAGGTGCTGTAGTTAAACACTCCCACAAGGTTGCCTCATGGCGCAAGTTGACCCAGTTGGATATATTCGCAGGACTAGTGCCGCAGCGTGTGCGGTTTAATATTTGCGGGCCCGGCCCCGCCAGCAGAGCGGGCTGTCGAAGCTCGAAGGCATGGACTTTGCATAGTTATTGAGGACATTAAGAAAATAGATACGTAACAGAGCTGATCTTCGCCTGCTGGCATGGCATCATCTCCACATAGAAGGCCACGTTCCCGCTAAGTTGCAGGCGATATCGGCTCTCGGCGGTGGATGCCTTGAGCCACAGCAGTGTGGGACCTATCGTGTCGATTTGAACATTTACTGCCTAGATTTACGGAAAAAGCGGCCGGCTTGAAATTATCAGATAACAAACAATATTGAAATATAAATAAAATGAAATATTCACAGGCCCCTACCGTGATCTATTCCCCAGCCATCGTGAATTTTTCGGGCAGCTGCAATTGGATCTAGTTGCAAGgtaatttcttcatttaATAAAGCCATTTATTATGATTCTAAAGCTTACTGTGTACCACGGGAATTTTGTGGATACCCCTTCCCTTGGGGACGTGCGGATCAGACCTCAAACGACAATTGGTGTTGGAACAGACGGCAAGATCCTgttcatcaaggagaagtCGCAGGACCCGCTAAGGGATGCACTGGATTTTGATCAGACTCTCCAGCCATCGGAGGTTGCCGTTGTTAAAATTTCAGGCAGCCAAGACGGctcattcttcttcccCGGATTTGTCGACACACACGTACATGCGTCGCAGTATCCCAACGCAGGGATCTTTGGTTCATCGACACTGCTGGACTGGCTGCAGACGTACACGTTCCCGCTCGAGGCGTCGCTCAAGGACGCAGACACAGCGCGGGCGGTGTACAACAGGGTTTTGGACCGGACCTTGGCCAACGGCACCACTACAGCCTCGTATTACACCACTATCGACGCCGCGTCTTCGAACTTGATGGCGAGGATCTGCGCCGAGAAGGGCCAGCGCGCCTTCATTGGTAAGGTCTGTATGGACCAGAATTCGCCAGATTACTATGTTGAGTTATTCAAAGAATGCAAGCACTCGACGCGCCAAGTCGTTGATTACATCAAAAAGGAACTCAAGGACGAGAAAATCCAGCCCGTACTGACCCCAAGGTTTGCGCCCAGCTGCTCCCGGGAGCTGATGTCGTGGTTGGGCCAGCTGGCGCACGAAGAAGATCTGAATGTTCAGACTCATCTGTCTGAAAACTTGG contains:
- the AIM6 gene encoding Aim6p (similar to uniprot|Q6B312 Saccharomyces cerevisiae YDL237W Hypothetical ORF), with protein sequence MKYLSYTITFVKNTHRSCQRINKSASFGMIGSLAIGFVLMIVSFWAGTYVNVRGNPVMLDFSDGASSTRGDSNAHNNLGLTGANLLHFFKNRMSDTKDLTDARGVQVSRFYDEVVRYLTAENAGASTAEGTCFPEGSIVSKLTRNVNVVPKVHSHNDYWRDLPLFEALCHGIPSVEADVWLVDNDTQLAVGHNEAFLDHAHRTLHSLYTGPLLTMLNEVNCNLGDKDHKYGVFYSSPETTLNLYIDFKSPDSTQTYALLMDLYLKPLIDMGYLTYFDMDEEKVVWNPVTVILTGDYPTDPTVLDGQEQKGYYNTTQRFVFLDAPMHKLDEHYSGISVVASASLQQLLGNCKDLSQEADRSLLRQGSLPTESVTCVAKQVQKAQSLGLKTRIWGAPTWPESSKQKLWSQQIFDIGIDFLNTDDLEEVTHL
- the GUD1 gene encoding guanine deaminase (similar to uniprot|Q07729 Saccharomyces cerevisiae YDL238C GUD1 Guanine deaminase a catabolic enzyme of the guanine salvage pathway producing xanthine and ammonia from guanine activity is low in exponentially- growing cultures but expression is increased in post- diauxic and stationary-phase cultures), which translates into the protein MILKLTVYHGNFVDTPSLGDVRIRPQTTIGVGTDGKILFIKEKSQDPLRDALDFDQTLQPSEVAVVKISGSQDGSFFFPGFVDTHVHASQYPNAGIFGSSTLLDWLQTYTFPLEASLKDADTARAVYNRVLDRTLANGTTTASYYTTIDAASSNLMARICAEKGQRAFIGKVCMDQNSPDYYVELFKECKHSTRQVVDYIKKELKDEKIQPVLTPRFAPSCSRELMSWLGQLAHEEDLNVQTHLSENLAELELVAELFPECENYSQVYDNHHLLTKKTLLAHCVHLSDKEIELLKLRGCGVSHCPISNSSLASGECRVRLLLDNGINVGLGTDLSGGYSSSILAVARQALLVSRHLAMKETDAKKQEHVNLSVEDVLFLASLGGAQALSLGSVVGSFEVNKQFDAQLINLDPVSSNVDVFEWQRTSWNDSPKEGENQKLARNLLAKWLFTGDDRNTARVWVAGRLVHSYPASAT